DNA from Candidatus Ryanbacteria bacterium CG10_big_fil_rev_8_21_14_0_10_43_42:
TTGCAAATGGTGCTTCATTCAGACGATTGCAATTCTTCAAACAATTTCTTTTGCATAAAGGAAATGCTACTAAAGCGGCAATTGGTGCTGGCTACAGTCCAAAATCAGCCAAGCAACAGGGTCATAGATTACTTCGTTGGATACAAAATAATCAACACAAATCAGTATCTGGGTTTCCTCTATAAGTCATCAAAAGTAAGCATTTTACTCGAACCAATAGAAACTCTTGCCTAAAGTAAGCCGGATCCACTGATTTGCTATCAATGGCATATTTAGTGATTTTGTTCTTTGGCTTTACTCGAAAAAGTAATCCCTATCCCAAGCAACACGATGAATACACTCAATTGAACCAGCCCATGGAGCGAGAAAGCCTCAAAAATGAAATTAAGTATATAACCAAGATAAGGAATAAACACTGTCCAAGTTGGGGGAGTAGGGATCGCAAAACCAAACAAATCTCTTGCAAACGGCTCATCAGGTTCTTTAGAAACTATCATTGAAAAACTTATGAGGAAAACGATAGCAATCCCGATAAAAAAATTGCCAACAATTCTATTTAATTTTAACATATTTTCGCGTAGGTTTTAAGCTAATAATTGCTCACACAAAAAGTCCGCATAACACACATCGACAATTCTTTTCGGATACTGCGGGATATTCCAAAGAATAACTTATTGATTACATACTTTCAGGCATCACTACGATAACCACACAAGGCGCACAAATATGAGATAACCAAGCAGTAGAATTACCGTTATTGGTGTAAAAACCAACATCATTCGCCATTCTTTTTTATCTTTTGTTTTGTCTAAACGCATAAGCGATATTGTGCCGGTGGCAACAGCAAAGATCATAAATACGATGGTCAGATACAAAGACGCAACAAAAAGGTTCTCGGAAGCAAAGAACAGGAAATCATCCAAATCTTCATGCCTTTCTAACCAGTCTGACAAGTATTCATACCTGTATACAAAATCATATAACCAGTCAAACGACGACGGCAAAAATGTTCCTATCCCCACCCACAGTAATCCAATAACATACAGCACAATGAAAACGAGAGTAAGTTTTGAGTATTTATTTGTTGTTGAAAACATATTCATGGTTTATATTATTTTCCTCTAATAAACAAAGTTTTTATCCTATGGCGTAGTAGTATCAAGATCCCCAAAATTATGAAAACGAGCCTCAACAATGGTTCGTCAGTAATATCACCCCCTACTTTTCCAAGAAAAACGCCGGGAAGTAAACCAACTACTACCAGCAAATAACCAAACAAGTCCCATTCGGAGCGATTATTTTTTTTGTAATTTTCTAGCGACTCTTTGTCAGTTATTGTAGACTGAAAATAATCTTCTCGCGCTTTTCCTTTTAGAAAAGGTGGGATTGGCTTGCCTACCAACTTAAAGTTAGGTTTGTACAGCTCATCCTGCTTTTTTTCGTTTTGATTTTCCATGTTCGCGTAGGTTTTAACTATTAAAAGTTGGCCACAAAAAAGGCCGCACAACTCACACCGACAATTCCTTTCGGAATTGTCCAGCACCCTTTCGGGTACTGACCTACGCGAATAAGTGGCGGTCATGCGACCATCTTTATTCGCGTAGGATTTGATACCATACCTTTAGAAATCTAAAGGGTTAGGTTTGTAAGTATAATTATATAATCACAATTGTGATAAGGGAAGCTGATCTTCTTTCTTCAAGCTCATTTCTCTATAGATCTTCTTTAAGCTTTCCTTCGCATATCTTATAAAAGTATCATATTCTTCTTTTTGCCTATCAACTTCTTTCAAGAATGCCTCATACATTTTAAGAGACCCCGGCATGTTGTTATTCTTTTCGTACATTAAGCCTTGTACAAAAAGAAGCTCTTTTTTGCTTTGATATTTTTTATAGTATTCAGCTAAAAACACTAATACACTATTGAGCGTAAAATCCGTTACATATCCATCAAGTGCCTTCTTATACAAATTAAACGATCTTTCAAAATTGCCTTCAAGTAAAACAAGAAAGGCTTCGCTATATCTCCAAGCACTATCAGGTAAACTACTGTTCCTATTTTGTTTTTTAATTTGTTTAATAACTTTTTTTGACCCCAACACATCTCCTTTTTCAAAAAGGTATAAGGCTTTGCTTAAACGCGCTCCGTAATGATTTGGCAGTATTGCTAAAGCTTTTTCATTTAAATCAATGGCATTGTCCAAGTTACTTAAAAAATACTGCTGTGTTCCAAGAATACTATTTGTTTCTGCAAGCCAAAATGGAAGTCTCTGAAAAACCGGACTTAAATCTTTTCGTTTTTTCAGATCAGAATGTAGAATGTTATATAAATCACTGTGGAGCTTTTTATGTGTATTAAAATCACCACTCAAATGTGCGGCGATACCAATAACATAAAGTGCTATTTCTCTTATGTTTTGTGCAGTCACAGGAATAGCACCCAAAATATCCCTAGCTACGAAATCCCATTTCTTATCAATTAACGCCTCTGTGAAACTTTGAGCAACAACTTGTTGTTGTATTTTTTTCAACCGCCGATGTCTTACCATAAAACGAAGATCAAATCTATATTGATCTTCATAGTTCAAACTTTTGCCCCAAATTACAAATTGTCCCCGTGTTTTATTTGAAGCAATCTTTGCAGTGTCATCATCCACAACTTTCTTTGCATGGTAATCTTCTAATTCGATTAACTCAATAAAAGCACCACTCTCTATTCCCGATAATATGCTTTGGAAGTTGTCTATGACGTCTTGTTTCACCTTGCGAGCGTTTTCTGAATTGTCTCTAATTGCAATTACAATGCCGATGTTCTCCTTTTTTCTTTTGGGGTACCGAGTATTTACAAACCATATTATAAGAGAAAAAATTGCCAACAATAGAGCGCCAAATGTAACCATCTCCCATAGATTTTTTATGATTAGGTCGTCTGTTGAGTCTTTTAACACAAAAGATAGAAATTGCCTACCAGCATAGAACACTGCAAAAAAAATCACAACCCCAGTGTACTTTTCATACCAACTCTTCTGTATCCACTCAATTATGCTCTGAATATCTTTAAAACTCATTTGAAGTTATTTTAAGAAATGCTCTATATCAACCTTTCTATACCGTCTATCGCCGCGTGTACCATACCGTATTGCCCTTAAAATGCCTCTATTATCCCAGTTACGCAGGGTATTGGGGTGAACACTCAAAATCTCACTCACTTGCCTTAAAGAGAGTATTAGGGGCAAATCTTTGAAATTGTCTTGTTGTTTTTTCATACAAGATAACTTACCATAAGTTTACATTTCTTTTTAAGGAAATACA
Protein-coding regions in this window:
- a CDS encoding DNA-binding protein — translated: MKKQQDNFKDLPLILSLRQVSEILSVHPNTLRNWDNRGILRAIRYGTRGDRRYRKVDIEHFLK